In Narcine bancroftii isolate sNarBan1 chromosome 7, sNarBan1.hap1, whole genome shotgun sequence, the sequence GCCTAGACCCATCGCAACTGACGCCAGACACCAAGTGCTTTAATGAGCAAacgagattttttttttatttaaatgagcGTTTGCTAAAATACTTGTATTGGATTCCAGCCTTTGGGCAAGAGAGCAAAGTAACCATCGGAGAGGACAGAAACAAAGTCTGCAGCCCCGGGGGAAGGGGATGGCATTATGTGGAGGGAACGTTAGTCGATGGAATCGATCCTCAAGTTTGGATTTTGCGTTACTGATTGAATGGCTCGATGCCACTGCTCCCGACGGCTTTTAGTAGGGTTTTTTCCCGCTTGAACTTCTTGTAACAATTGGCGTTCGAAGGAATGGTTGAGTTTTCTGCGCAGTTGAAACCTTCTTGAAATACTTGAAGATGGAGTGGAAGCAGGATGCAGGAGCCAAGTCGTGGTCCTCGGTGCCCGCGGAAACGTGCGCGCACTCCATCTTCACGGACGCGACCGGCTTGTCCAGAGGCTTGGCACTCAGTGCCCAGTGCCGGCAATGCCTTCCAACCCAGTTGCGCTCTGTCTGGCCAACATTTTGATGGTCTGCGTCGTGATTAGAATTGATGAAGGCCACAGCGTACACTTTGGTCATTACATCCGAATATTCGGATAACAGGTTAACGAATGCCAAGCCTCCATAGCCGTGAGCGATGAAAGCCACACTGGCGGCAGCACACTTGGATATAAAGTGTTCCCAGATGTAGAAAGTATGTTGTTCACCACTTGCCAGCTCCCATCCCTTTTCCATTTTTACTTTGGATTCGTTTGAAGCATACTCCGGGTCCATGCAATTCTTTGGCTTAATGGCCACGAAGTTGTGGTTCGGGTTGAGTACAATGACTTGGTAGTGCTCCCGGAGAGCCCGCTTCACGTAAGGAATTTGGGTGCCAGTGTCCAGGCCATCGTGCACAATCAACTGCTGCGACCACGCACCGGCCCTCATGACCCCGCGGTCTTGGAAGAGAACTATCAACTTGGAAGGATTGTTCAGGGCACCTTCGCTCACGAAGCAGAAACTCCTCGCCTCATCTTTTGCGGCATCTGCAGGAATATACAGTCGTTTCAGTCGACAATCCTCCAATAGTTCATACACGTATTCAGCCAAAACTGTTCCAAAGGCAGCGTACCACTGGTGGTTCAAAATCATTGCATTATACTGCTTGAAAACAAATGGCTGGTTGGTTTTGGTGTGCCTCAACTGGCCCTTTTCGTTGAAAAAGTACTTGAAGTCTTCAAGTCGTTTGGCATTTTCCAGTTGTTTAAGAATCATTCGTTCTTCCATTTTCCGAAATAGCACCAGACCGCCGGCACGGACTCTTATCTAAATGCGAACAGGCTCTCATACAGGTCCGCACTTCCAAAAATAACCTCATCTAAATGTTCATAACGCTTTGTTTCAAGAGCTAGCCTTTATTTATCCGGACGGAAATGACTTACTTCAACAATATCGTATCAATCAATATTAATTAAACAATCAATTATTAACTATTATCGTGTAAAATAGAGACAAGTAATTTGGTTCAATTAATACGTCCATAGATTTGCAACATTTGTAATCTCATTTGCAAAACAAAAATCCAAATTTGACATTTAACTggagttcaattttttttctgaagtggAGCAATTAACTAGTCAAAGAAAATTTGAATAATTAATTCACCTCTACTTAATATACTGTATAGTTCATCTACACATTTCAAGGCCCAAGAATAAGCATAATTCTTTAGAGCAATCAATTTTGGGCTTGATTTACAACTCATCATTGTGTGCTAGACACAGTCTGATTGAAAGTGGTGCATCGAATAcattttttccaaagttaaactTGCTTGAATTTATCCAGATATCAATTCACTCTgtgataaatataaaatttagGGTCATGCCCTAAATTTCAAAAATTTTGGACTGATATCTTTAGAACTTTTTTTGACCTTTTTAGGAATTAATTTGGATCCATGTCTGCTAATTGCAATGTTTGGCTTTTCCAGAGACAAACATAAAACTATCTTCTAATCAAAGACAGGTTTTTAGCATTCTCCACTTTACAAGCAAGAAGAGCAATATTTGTGAAAATGGAGAGAGGAGTTCCCACCCACTCACAGACAATGGCTATCAgacattgttatgagcccaaaggaccccaaaacccagcagtaatagatattcattaTGGCAAATGcctacttaaacaaatgtttttaattatctttaaacatgaaaacagaatcaaactttaacatcactattaacttaagtatcctaacttaacccctttctaattctaagcacatgtgtgcaaatttaagaaaagttatttggttcacagtttaatctcacttctcattcttccaagttcactggttgcaggcaattcttatactgtgcacagaatttaacatgtataaagttcatcaggctttggtgctcaaaaggtaaatggttactgctcaggaagattcttgttggttttcagagaaatttgttgttctaggacatctacaactgatgtacttctatcagccacttcagtgtcttgctgaagaaacttgccccatcagggttctccagatgataacctctttctttcaggtcaccacagagtttcttttttttaacttattccaagtgaaatattagacagccagtcctctcctcttgcatgaagcaCAAGGATTTGTCCAGGCCGTCTTCCATATCGGCTTTCCACAAgtttgctagcttgtcctgttccagtcccagctgatgttgctggctgtaacactatagaagtgatctctgtgtgtgtgtgtgtctctctcgctctctgagAGAgtttgtttgactctctctgcttgcaaaaccacatggccctcttagaacaagttctcttccagacaatctgggGCACCAACAAGATATCAtcgcacagagtcagcatggttttgtgaaggagaagtcatgtctgacgaatctaatagagttttttgaggatgtaacgagtagagtggataggggagaaccagtggatctgatatatctggactttagtaaggtgtttgataaggttccgcatagaAGACTGACGAATAAACTTAGAGCACGGTATTGGAGGTATGGAATTAAGGTGGATTGAGAATTGGTTGAGGGtgcactttaaatgaatggggggggaggtagggagggtgggatgggaggagggggggggagaaaacgacactgtatatatttaaaaaggaaaatgtatgtatcttggtcaatgtggtttatggtgtgaaaaataaaaaatttaaaaaaaagagaattggttgagggaaaggaagcaaagagtaggaataaatgggttcttttcagaatggcagccagtgactagtggggtagcacagggctcagtgctggggccgcagttgtttacgatatatatcaacgacttagatgtgggaataaatAGCATTATCTcgaaatttgcagacgatacgaagTTGGGTGGTAGGGTTAGTTGTGTGGAGGATtctaggagagtgcagggtgatttggacaagttaggcgagtgggccagtatgtggcagatgcagtataatgtggataaatgcaaggttatccactttggaggtaagaacaggaaagaggattattatttaaatggtatctgttttggaaaaggggaaatgcagcgagacttgggtgttgatGTGCCTCAGACGTTGAAAGTGGTAttacaggtgcagcaggtggtgaggagggcgaatggtatgttggtgttcatagcaagaggatttgagtacaggagtagggagatcctgctgcagctgtacagggccttggtgagaccacacctggagtactgcgagcagttttggttgcctta encodes:
- the LOC138738442 gene encoding putative protein ARB2BP, whose protein sequence is MEERMILKQLENAKRLEDFKYFFNEKGQLRHTKTNQPFVFKQYNAMILNHQWYAAFGTVLAEYVYELLEDCRLKRLYIPADAAKDEARSFCFVSEGALNNPSKLIVLFQDRGVMRAGAWSQQLIVHDGLDTGTQIPYVKRALREHYQVIVLNPNHNFVAIKPKNCMDPEYASNESKVKMEKGWELASGEQHTFYIWEHFISKCAAASVAFIAHGYGGLAFVNLLSEYSDVMTKVYAVAFINSNHDADHQNVGQTERNWVGRHCRHWALSAKPLDKPVASVKMECAHVSAGTEDHDLAPASCFHSIFKYFKKVSTAQKTQPFLRTPIVTRSSSGKKPY